The genomic DNA GCGCTCGGTCCTCAGGTCGGTGGCGATGCGCACGCCCTCGCGCGGCGCGGCCTTCAGCACCCGGATGTCCCCGAGGCCGGCCTCCGCGTACACCTTCACCGTCACCGCACCGGGTACGACCACGGTGGCCCGGCCCGCCCCGACCTCCAGCCGGGTGCGCACGGTCTCGCCCGCGGGGACCGCGACCCCGGACAGGTCGAGCCTCGCGTCCCCGGTGCCCAGCTCGTAGCGCGGCTGGACCGCGGCGACCGAGGCCGGGCGCCACTCCTTGTGGATCCAGTCCGTACTGATGTCCTTGGGCAGCGTCGAGGCGCCCGCCAGCAGCACTGCCGTGATCATCGCCATCATGATCGTGCCGAAGCCGGTCCGGCCGAGGAACGAAGCGATGACCAGGCCGAGACCGAACACCGCGAGCGCGGCGGCCAGCCCGATCTGCAGGCACGTCCCCAGCGGGTGGGTCTCCCAGCTCAGCCCGGTGCCCAGACCTCCGGCGACCAGGGCGAGGAGGAACACGGGGCCGCCGATCGAACGCGGGCCGCGCGTGCCGCCCGTGGCCTGCCCCGGCGGCCGGAAGGGAGCGTCCGCCGTCGCCCGGCGCGGACTCGCCGCAGGGGAGGAGAGGCTGGTGTCCGCGGGACCCCACAGATAGCCCGGCCCCACCGGCCCCGAGGTGCCGTCCTTGATGATCGGATCCCGCCACCAGGACGGGCTGCCCGGCGTCGGCGGCGCCTTCACCTCCGGCGGCGCCGTACCGAGGCCACCGGCGTGCGGGGCCCCCGTCGTGCTCTGCGCCCCCATCACGTCGAGCGGGTCCTCCGGAGCCGCGGTCCTGCGGTGCTGCGTCCACACGGAGAAGCCGACCACCGCCAGCGAGAGCATCGAGGCGAACGCCAGGATGCCGCCGTTGCCCAGCATCGACAGGAACAGCCCGCAGCCGATCAGCGCCAGCATCAGGGCGACCAGCGACGCGCCCTCGACCCGGCCCGACAGCAGCCTGCGCGCCTCGTTCTCCTCCTCGCCCTCCACGGGGAGCAGCAGCCAGGCGAAGCCGTAGAAGATCAGGCCGATCCCGCCCGTCACCGCGAGCACACCGAGCACGATCCGGAAGATCACCGGGTCCAC from Streptomyces sp. NBC_00654 includes the following:
- a CDS encoding PspC domain-containing protein, with protein sequence MIAPQDAGPGAAPPAGPKPQLRRSPRQKVVAGVCGGLGRYCDVDPVIFRIVLGVLAVTGGIGLIFYGFAWLLLPVEGEEENEARRLLSGRVEGASLVALMLALIGCGLFLSMLGNGGILAFASMLSLAVVGFSVWTQHRRTAAPEDPLDVMGAQSTTGAPHAGGLGTAPPEVKAPPTPGSPSWWRDPIIKDGTSGPVGPGYLWGPADTSLSSPAASPRRATADAPFRPPGQATGGTRGPRSIGGPVFLLALVAGGLGTGLSWETHPLGTCLQIGLAAALAVFGLGLVIASFLGRTGFGTIMMAMITAVLLAGASTLPKDISTDWIHKEWRPASVAAVQPRYELGTGDARLDLSGVAVPAGETVRTRLEVGAGRATVVVPGAVTVKVYAEAGLGDIRVLKAAPREGVRIATDLRTERSYAPPKGAGPAGTVELRLEVGIGQVEVSRADS